The DNA segment CCACGCCGAGAATGATCTCCTGCTCTATACGTCCCTTGGATGACGGGTCATACAACCGCGAAGAAATATCCCTGTCCGGGCGGGAATTTTCGACTACGTCGGTGTCAAGCAGGTAGAGGGTGGCCCGTCCAACATGGACCTGCCATATCTGGGCAAAGACAGTGCGACCAGGCAGGTCCACTGTCACCAACGTCTTTTCCGTATCGCTCCCATGCAGCGGGGTGATGGGCATGGCCGCAAAATCGTTCTCGCGGTATTCCACGACCTGGTCTCCGTTGCCATTGATTCGCTGATGGAAGAAGCCGTTCTTGTAGAGCAGGGAGATGCCTACAAACGGGAGGTTGAGATCACTTGCCGACTTTATATGATCTCCTGCGAGAAGTCCCAAACCTCCAGAATAAATGGGAATTGATTCGTGTAGCCCAAATTCCATTGAAAAGTAGGATATGGGATTTTCCCATGTTATCCCTTCGATGTCAGCGGCATCCTTTTCCTGCATATACGCATCAAATCGCTCAAGAATATTGGTGAAACGGGCCATGAATTCGATGTCGCCGGAGAGTTCATTCAGTCGATCTCGGTCCATGGTATTAAGAAAAAGGACCGGATTGTGCCCGCACTCATGCCAATTGTCTTCATCCATCCATTTGAAAAGTTCCTGTGAATCCCGGTGCCACACCCACCAGAGGTTGTTGGCAAGGTCCCGCATCCTGCTGAGAGCTTGTGGAAGTTCTGTTACCACGGTGAAGGACCGGAGCCTTGGTTGGGTCGTGTTGACTCCGCTGAAGCTGATTTCCTGTCCTGGGGCGGCGGTCATGCGTTGCACTCCGGCTATCCGTTCTGTCCTGATTTCTGCTGCTCGTTGATACGCTTCCATATAGCGCGGGTAGAAATGTTCCCAGGTCGCTTCTTCGGCGATACGGCGGGCCTCACCGCTCCGGTAGCCTCGTTCGTTATCGTTCCATTGGGTGAAGTCGATTAAGAACTGGGTCAGGTTGTTTTTGACGGTTTCATAGGTGTCATCCAGTCGGTTGAGCACATGGACCCCCGGATGACCGGCAGGGTGCTTTTCCATAACCCATTGGCCGAATCCCGCCCGGTCCGAGGTGATAGTCGGGACGGAAAAAGCCGCGCTCTCCATGGGGGTATAGCCCCACGGTTCGTAAAAGGATGGGAATGCCGTCAGATCCAGGCCTGCCAGGGCATCGTAGTATTCGAGATTGAGAACACCGTCATTCCCGTCCAGGTAGACAGGAATGAAAATCACGCAGCATTTGTTTTCAGGGGCGTTATTTAGCCGTTGTTCGTGGCATTTTCTGACGATGGGGTCGTGTTCGGCATCACCGAGGTGATGGGTCGCGATACCGGCATATTTTTCAATATCATATTGTTCCTGTTTCAGACGTCTGCGAGCCTCTTCGCTGAATCCGGCGTAACCGCAGGAAACGAGAAGGAAGGTGACGACAGTGATATCTCCATCATTCGATGCCAGGTGGTCATTGACCTCGGCAAGGCTATCCAGAAGCAGGTCGATGCCTTTGTTATGGAATTCATATCGCCCACTGGTGCCTACCAGAAGCGTTTTTTTCGGGTCGAGTTCTCTGTCCAGGAATCTGGACGCGAGATCCATGAGTCTGTTTCGCGCCATCTCCCTGGTCTTGGCCACTGCGGCAGGCTCGGCAAATCCTTCCAGATTGAAACCGTTGACCGTAACAACTGCCGGATTGGTCCCGAGCAGATTTGATGCTTCCTTGCGGGTGATGTTGGAAACGGTAGTGAAACAATCCGCTTCACGGGCCGAGACGGATTCCATGGAATGCTTTGCCGTGACGCCGAAAACCTTGGCTTCCTGTGACGGTTCGATCTCTTCAAGACGGTCATAGATATCGACGCCGGAGCCGGACATGGCCCTGCCCAGCATGGTGGCGTGTGTCGTCAAAATGGTGGAAACACCGGGGGAATGTTTCTTGAGATACAGGACTCCGGCCCCGGACATCCATTCATGAAAATGTGCAAAGACATCAGTTCCTTCCTCAAGGTCATCGTCAATCTCCTTGATGACCATGGCTGCTGCCGTGCTAAAGAGAACCGGCTCGATGTAGTCCCAGCCGCCAGCCATGGAGTCCACACCAAAATCATTCCAGAGTTGGAAGAGAAGTTTGTCGTGTGAGGTGAAGGCATTTTGGAATCCGATCAGGATAACCCATGGGCTTCCTGGGATATCCCATCGTCCTACTGCTGTTTCAATGCCTTTTTCCCTGAGCCGTTCCAGTGTCGGGAGAATTATTTCCGGCGGTTCACACGGCTCGAAGCCGGGGTTGCGATCAAGAAGTGGTCCCAGCGTTATGTATCTGTCTTCAAATGCGGCTGCGGCCTGGGTTGCTTTGCTGCTGATGACGGTGTGGATGCCGCCGACCTTGTTGCAGACTTCCCATGAAACTTCGAAGAGCCAATTGGTATCCATATCTGTTCTCCTGTCACATGTTGCTCCGGGTTTCATGAACCCGAAGAGCAAGATCGTTGAGGACGTTCATATAGGTTATGAACGCCTGATGCGGGGTATTGTAAGGATTGAAATACTTGTGCACGTCTCCATCAGAAAACCATTTGGTGCACATGTAATAGAAATGATCACTGGTCAGTAACTCACGCCATGTGGCGATCAGGTCGTCATCGTTGGTAGCGAGGATGTCTTCCTCCATTGCGTAGGCTAGCTCCGCCGCTTGATCCTGCATGGGATTCCCCAGCCATGCCGTGACATCGCGTTCAAGGTCGGCCCAGGAGGTGAAGTAGGGAACATCCAGTTGTGCCATGGGATCATGGTATGCTGCGGCTTCCGCTGGGGTCTGAAAGCGAAAATCGTTATGGGCGAGTATGCTTCGGGGCAGGTCTCGGAAAAAATTGAAAATGCCGGTGTCCTCCCATTGATGTTCCCCGATGGTTTCATAATCCATGAAAAGGTTGACCACGTCTCCGTTGCCCGCGATAGCGTGAACCCAGCGGGCGAATTTGTCGGTGGTTATCGGCCATTCGTTCCAGTTCTGGTCTGAAAACCGAAAGGCAACGTCATCCGAGAGGCGATAATTCTTGAGCATTGCCTTGAGCTTGGTGCATCCGGCAGGTTGATAGAGGTAGTTTGGTGACCGCCAGCCCAGAACCTGGTCAGCACCTTCTGCAAGGATTGCCTTGTAGCCCATTTTCTCAATTTCCAGGGCCAGATCGTTGCTGTAGATCAATTCCGTGTTGCGAAACGTCGTCGGCTTGGAGCCGAAAAATTCTTCAAGGACGCGGCCATGCATCTTGACCTGCCGACGGAATTCTTCCTTGGAAAAAAGAAATGCCAGTGAGTGATAATGGGTTTCTCCTATGAATTCGACACATCCGGTATCAGCCAGTTCTCGAAAGGAGTCGAGGACCTCGGGGCAGAACTCCTGGAATTGCTCCATGGCCACTCCGGTAATGGCGTAGGAGACGCGGAACTCCCCCTTGAATTGATGTATCAGGTCGAGGACCATTCTGTTGGCGGGCAGGTAGCACTTGTCGGCAACCTTGCGCATGATGTCATGGTTGGTGGCTTCATCCCTGTAGTCATGCCTCCGGCCTATGTCGAAGAATGAGTATCCCTGATCGAGCCGCATGGGTTGATGAACCTGAAAGTAGAAACACACTGAAGTCATGCCATTTCTCCTGCCAGTCGGCGGTAGACGTCCAGAACTTTTTCAGCCGCACGATCCCACTGGATTTTTTTGAGTGTTTTTCGGCCGCTTTCTATGAGTGTGTGAGCCCGTTTCTCGTTGCCGAGAATATCCAGAATTTCGAAAGCCAGTCGATCCACATCCCAAAAATCGATCTTGACCGCGTCATCAAGGATTTCAGCCACACCGGACTGCTTGGAAACAATGGAGGGAACATCGTAGACCATGGCCTCAAGGGGGGTTATCCCAAAGGGTTCGGACACACTGGGCATCACGTAGAGGTCGCTCATGGCATAAATACGTTCGACATCAGCTCCGCGAACAAATCCGAGGAAGTGGAATTTGTCGGCCATGCGCAGTTCGGCCATGCGTTCAACCATACGTGGAAACATATCGCCGGACCCAGCCATGGCAAACCGGACATTCGGGTTTTTCTTGAGCACTTTGGCCGCAGCTTCCACAAAGTAATCCGGCCCTTTCTGGAAGGTGATACGGCCAAGAAAGAGCACAAGTTTCTCCTTGTATGGTTTTTGGATGCGCATTTGGCCGATTCGCCGCTCCTTGGAGACGGCGTTGTGCACGACAGTGATTTTTGCAGGATCAATGGAGTACCGTTTGATAATGGTGTCCCTGGTAAAGTGACTGACCGCGATGATTTGGTCAGCGGCTTCGAATCCGGCTCTTTCTATTTCATAGACCTGCTGGTTCACATGTTCTCCGCTTCGGTCGAATTCCAGAGCGTGAGCGTGAACAACCAGTGGTTTTCCCGAGATCCGTTTTGCTTCAATACCAGCCGGAGCCGTCATCCAGTCATGGGCATGAATGACATCGAATTTTTCCCGTTGGGCCACATAGGCACCGACCAGGCTGTAGCGGACTATTTCCGCCATGAGCGAGTCTCCATATCCACCGGAGAAATCGTTCTGCAATTCGACGAGGATATCTTCGGAAGTAATATTTTCACTTTTTTCGAGGATGCTTCTGTATTCCTTTTCCGTGAGGTATGGCCGGAGCGGGGAAAGGACTTCCAGAACAGAAACACGTTCTCGCAATTCCAGTATCTCGGAGATACCGACTTTGGCCCGGACCCGGTTGGCTCCCATCAATGTCAGATGTTTGCCTTCCTCGTCAGAGTCAAGACGGGGAAGAACAAAAAGAATATCGGTCCCGAGGTGGGCGAGTCCCTTGGTTAAACCAAGGCATGCCGTCCCGAGGCCGCCGGAGATATAAGGTGGGAATTCCCAACCGAACATGAGTACACGCATAATTATTTCTTCCCGAGCAATGAGTTGAGGCGGATGGCTTCGGCAACGCTCC comes from the Pseudodesulfovibrio piezophilus C1TLV30 genome and includes:
- the glgP gene encoding alpha-glucan family phosphorylase, whose translation is MDTNWLFEVSWEVCNKVGGIHTVISSKATQAAAAFEDRYITLGPLLDRNPGFEPCEPPEIILPTLERLREKGIETAVGRWDIPGSPWVILIGFQNAFTSHDKLLFQLWNDFGVDSMAGGWDYIEPVLFSTAAAMVIKEIDDDLEEGTDVFAHFHEWMSGAGVLYLKKHSPGVSTILTTHATMLGRAMSGSGVDIYDRLEEIEPSQEAKVFGVTAKHSMESVSAREADCFTTVSNITRKEASNLLGTNPAVVTVNGFNLEGFAEPAAVAKTREMARNRLMDLASRFLDRELDPKKTLLVGTSGRYEFHNKGIDLLLDSLAEVNDHLASNDGDITVVTFLLVSCGYAGFSEEARRRLKQEQYDIEKYAGIATHHLGDAEHDPIVRKCHEQRLNNAPENKCCVIFIPVYLDGNDGVLNLEYYDALAGLDLTAFPSFYEPWGYTPMESAAFSVPTITSDRAGFGQWVMEKHPAGHPGVHVLNRLDDTYETVKNNLTQFLIDFTQWNDNERGYRSGEARRIAEEATWEHFYPRYMEAYQRAAEIRTERIAGVQRMTAAPGQEISFSGVNTTQPRLRSFTVVTELPQALSRMRDLANNLWWVWHRDSQELFKWMDEDNWHECGHNPVLFLNTMDRDRLNELSGDIEFMARFTNILERFDAYMQEKDAADIEGITWENPISYFSMEFGLHESIPIYSGGLGLLAGDHIKSASDLNLPFVGISLLYKNGFFHQRINGNGDQVVEYRENDFAAMPITPLHGSDTEKTLVTVDLPGRTVFAQIWQVHVGRATLYLLDTDVVENSRPDRDISSRLYDPSSKGRIEQEIILGVGGIRLLKALDIDPAIYHLNEGHSAFLLFERLRQLMLIESVDFATAKEIVRGSTVFTMHTPVPAGNERFEKSLVENYFHMYADEMGVPWESLWNLGHIYAEEADHLNMTVLALQLSSIRNGVSKLHGDVSRRMWMDLWRGFLLGEVPVGHVTNGIHIPSWLDEQLRGEIESSCAVSVHEELLENSDWGCLDSIDDRKMWDTHKALKNRLYEEVRHSISTQWMREGEPPNRLHSFLETLNPDHLTLCFARRCTAYKRPTLLFHDLQRVKEILCSQDKPVNIIFAGKSHPADTIGASYINLICRLAKQDDFLGRVIFLESYDIRLARLLVSGADVWLNNPTRLMEASGTSGMKAAVNGVPNCSILDGWWDEAYNGSNGWAVGSGLVYENQVNQDIVDADNLYATLKTEVIPEFYDRDGDGVPHAWIRRMKESMKTAFRQYGTHRMVLDYVNNGYLPVMSLAAKRNKNDFALSKEVGEWRKRIPGRFATVTIKEVQVEGILGDVFKLGNKLTVKAKVDKGQLLEEEILAELVATSPNEEVIVDCIPMELKHTEGETLEFHAKYAPPTSGPIRYGIRVIPIHPGLANKYDTRLIRWS
- a CDS encoding glycoside hydrolase family 57 protein yields the protein MTSVCFYFQVHQPMRLDQGYSFFDIGRRHDYRDEATNHDIMRKVADKCYLPANRMVLDLIHQFKGEFRVSYAITGVAMEQFQEFCPEVLDSFRELADTGCVEFIGETHYHSLAFLFSKEEFRRQVKMHGRVLEEFFGSKPTTFRNTELIYSNDLALEIEKMGYKAILAEGADQVLGWRSPNYLYQPAGCTKLKAMLKNYRLSDDVAFRFSDQNWNEWPITTDKFARWVHAIAGNGDVVNLFMDYETIGEHQWEDTGIFNFFRDLPRSILAHNDFRFQTPAEAAAYHDPMAQLDVPYFTSWADLERDVTAWLGNPMQDQAAELAYAMEEDILATNDDDLIATWRELLTSDHFYYMCTKWFSDGDVHKYFNPYNTPHQAFITYMNVLNDLALRVHETRSNM
- a CDS encoding glycosyltransferase family 4 protein; the encoded protein is MRVLMFGWEFPPYISGGLGTACLGLTKGLAHLGTDILFVLPRLDSDEEGKHLTLMGANRVRAKVGISEILELRERVSVLEVLSPLRPYLTEKEYRSILEKSENITSEDILVELQNDFSGGYGDSLMAEIVRYSLVGAYVAQREKFDVIHAHDWMTAPAGIEAKRISGKPLVVHAHALEFDRSGEHVNQQVYEIERAGFEAADQIIAVSHFTRDTIIKRYSIDPAKITVVHNAVSKERRIGQMRIQKPYKEKLVLFLGRITFQKGPDYFVEAAAKVLKKNPNVRFAMAGSGDMFPRMVERMAELRMADKFHFLGFVRGADVERIYAMSDLYVMPSVSEPFGITPLEAMVYDVPSIVSKQSGVAEILDDAVKIDFWDVDRLAFEILDILGNEKRAHTLIESGRKTLKKIQWDRAAEKVLDVYRRLAGEMA